One region of Manduca sexta isolate Smith_Timp_Sample1 chromosome 25, JHU_Msex_v1.0, whole genome shotgun sequence genomic DNA includes:
- the LOC115441468 gene encoding uncharacterized protein LOC115441468, whose translation MSVTWLVLWAACAVVSTSAERGSSLRGALEALQRRQRGRMHGPIIPQPDYDALYEFVPPQGYPEPEYAVDVEDMDEEPNPKYIVKLLDDNDRPPESYEYKLIKKKNTVNVLPKKESAFRERSHHTDNDRLRDLFMDKNEADDKKESPAINKNDAEYALLLGQLWSKYKYNKAHGNTVDNAPQGVVKLYKEKIVKKRYPDNWGPIAFKRKRSPDSDADRPILPDYEGAKQRAGTVDPNYNAYEIPDEDKDDLLEEYAIAFQPLDDDSLSDLADDDQYTYDTVEKRFPVTKRSSGPYDFGSQKKRFTQSQKKRDTAKTFRSSAGTDPKIIKDLSKIFGESESDIIKSPVKRSSDHEESLHDVKPPTLTAVHHNNTHANNSVTLDDDSHEHHGHNIHHPGTTGKESEHDQTHDNNESEKPIIVKKKSIDWSDYFGIDKRMKKPTPYVNDLTQEKLRKQYFDTFNKEVIYPYNSYRTHTNVKRNYVQPKLNEETEIQMDTAQALAVQNDNKRNAKDNDSKLDNIDKKLRNMEGLIVDEALHYSNIGDDLDSKEEQEMKEKLLSRLAAAYSLEKMRKALKEFKQSLQSQKALAVPSPNPADEVKSKRVAVKKELITSNEIPAFNKDERHEDFEDEQGAGHYLNGKMEEFSEGYMGGSGRHRIPVTSTATASGSCPVLAKIVQRCRGVDLLAGDRGQLFLPLCSLHQICYLCGEAPPTTCDLVFLSEADTTCEGDMSCQRAARSALMALRELHDNLADELDGECEASPCLPATLKLNIGWQRALQR comes from the exons ATGAGCGTGACGTGGCTAGTACTATGGGCTGCGTGCGCCGTCGTGTCCACGAGCGCTGAACGCGGCTCTTCGCTGCGAGGCGCCTTGGAAGCACTGCAGCGGCGACAGCGAGGACGTATGCATGGTCCCATCATCCCCCAACCTGACTATGATGCGCTCTACGAATTTGTACCACCGCAAGGCTACCCTG AACCGGAATATGCTGTGGATGTCGAGGATATGGATGAAGAACCCAACCCGAAATACATTGTCAAACTGCTAGACGACAATGACAGGCCACCTGAATCTTacgaatacaaattaattaaaaagaaaaatacagtAAATGTACTACCGAAAAAGGAATCTGCTTTTCGTGAAAGAAGTCATCATACTGACAATGATAGACTGCGCGATTTATTCATGGACAAAAATGAGGCCGATGATAAAAAGGAGTCTCCTGCAATAAACAAGAACGATGCTGAATATGCATTACTTTTGGGTCAACTATGgtcaaaatacaaatacaataaggCACATGGCAACACAGTCGATAATGCACCCCAAGGTGTGGTAAAACTATACAAGGAAAAGATTGTTAAAAAGCGATATCCCGACAACTGGGGTCCTATCGCTTTCAAGCGGAAGCGAAGCCCGGACTCCGATGCTGATCGACCAATCCTACCTGATTACGAAGGAGCAAAGCAAAGGGCTGGAACTGTTGATCCTAATTATAATGCTTATGAAATACCTGATGAGGACAAAGATGATTTACTGGAGGAATACGCTATCGCCTTCCAGCCTTTAGATGATGATAGCTTATCAGACCTAGCTGATGACGACCAGTATACTTATGACACTGTCGAAAAACGTTTCCCTGTTACCAAGCGAAGTAGCGGACCTTACGACTTCGGATCACAAAAGAAAAGATTTACACAAAGCCAAAAAAAACGTGATACTGCTAAAACATTTCGTAGCAGCGCAGGCACGGACCCGAAGATTATAAAggatttatcaaaaatattcgGAGAATCTGAATCGGACATTATCAAATCACCAGTAAAACGAAGTAGCGATCATGAAGAAAGCTTGCATGATGTTAAACCTCCGACGTTGACAGCAGTGCATCATAATAATACTCATGCCAATAACTCTGTTACTCTCGATGATGACAGCCATGAGCATCATGGTCACAACATTCACCATCCAGGCACAACCGGCAAAGAATCTGAACATGATCAAACTCATGATAATAATGAAAGCGAAAAGCCAATAATTGTCAAGAAAAAATCAATTGACTGGTCTGACTACTTTGGAATCGACAAGCGCATGAAGAAACCAACTCCTTATGTAAATGACCTAACTCAGGAGAAACTTCGCAAACAATACTTCGACACCTTCAACAAAGAAGTGATCTATCCGTACAACTCATACCGAACACATACCAACGTAAAGAGGAACTACGTCCAACCTAAACTCAACGAGGAAACTGAAATCCAGATGGACACGGCTCAAGCACTTGCTGTACAAAACGACAACAAAAGAAATGCCAAAGACAATGATTCAAAATTGgataacattgataaaaaattacgaaaCATGGAAGGACTCATTGTTGACGAGGCATTACACTATTCCAACATTGGCGACGATCTGGACTCAAAGGAAGAACAagaaatgaaagaaaaattactaTCGCGGCTGGCTGCTGCATATAGCTTGGAAAAGATGAGAAAGGCCTTAAAAGAATTTAAACAGAGTTTGCAATCCCAGAAGGCACTAGCTGTACCCTCTCCGAATCCTGCAGACGAGGTCAAGTCTAAAAGAGTTGCAGTGAAGAAGGAACTGATTACTAGCAATGAGATCCCCGCTTTCAACAAAGACGAACGCCATGAAGATTTCGAAGACGAACAAGGCGCAGGACATTATTTAAATGGGAAGATGGAAGAGTTCTCTGAAGGATATATGGGCGGCAGCGGCAGACATCGTATTCCTGTTACATCTActg CAACTGCCTCAGGATCATGTCCAGTTCTTGCGAAAATTGTACAACGTTGCCGAGGCGTGGATCTGTTGGCCGGCGATCGAGGACAGCTTTTCCTGCCACTCTGCAGCCTCCACCAGATCTGCTACCTATGT GGCGAAGCTCCACCGACAACCTGCGACTTGGTATTCCTCTCCGAAGCTGACACAACATGTGAAGGAGATATGAGCTGCCAGCGCGCTGCCCGCTCCGCTCTCATGGCCCTCAGAGAACTTCACGACAATTTGGCTGATGAACTGGATGGGGAATGTGAGGCGAGCCCGTGTCTGCCAGCCACCCTAAAACTCAACATCGGCTGGCAACGGGCCCTACAGCGATAG